A portion of the Tenacibaculum todarodis genome contains these proteins:
- a CDS encoding sensor histidine kinase: MNTKKQRWILYFITATIITTIAVQLYWNYKNYEENKQRVLNEIKSSLDESIDDYYTNLSKKNLLTIIEPDNPTAADSLRKKQLWKDFFKNAIPQKKTSGTNKKAPEFKISSIEISTEEKRDFEKTDSIITNDLLDKLNKSYQKDLPKNKKISGLIQLGDNKKKGIHIAKDSANKITSIQVFRGEKARDSIKLIKGLKTMFIAIHNDSLDYTVLDSLLTSKLKSRKINLDFAFNHFKKDTLFYAYNVSENIEKNVITNSNSTYFQDNNRFDLLHTNPSKETLKRSSTGILLSLLLSLAVVSSLFYLLKIINQQKELAEIKNDLISNITHEFKTPITTVSTALEAIGNFNAIDDKEKTKKYVSISNVQLKKLHQMVEKLLETATLDSESLLLQKEEVNIVDLIDKITKKHQLISENKTVLFSSNISEITANIDAFHFENAISNLIDNAIKYGGETVEVNLNSVLNTIEISIVDNGNGIEKNQQEKIFEKFYRVPKGNTHDVKGFGIGLYYTKKIIEKHNGIINLVPNIKNTVFKILLPNE, from the coding sequence ATGAACACCAAAAAACAACGTTGGATTTTATACTTTATAACAGCTACTATTATAACAACTATAGCTGTTCAATTATATTGGAATTATAAAAACTACGAAGAAAACAAGCAAAGAGTCTTAAACGAAATTAAAAGTAGTTTAGATGAATCTATAGATGATTACTATACTAATCTTTCTAAGAAAAATTTGTTAACTATAATTGAACCAGACAATCCAACAGCAGCAGATAGTTTAAGAAAAAAACAACTTTGGAAAGATTTTTTCAAGAATGCAATACCACAAAAAAAGACTTCAGGAACAAATAAAAAAGCACCCGAATTTAAAATTTCTTCAATTGAGATAAGTACAGAAGAAAAAAGAGATTTTGAAAAAACAGATTCAATAATAACTAATGATTTACTAGATAAATTAAATAAAAGTTACCAAAAAGACCTACCTAAAAACAAAAAAATAAGTGGACTAATACAATTAGGGGACAATAAAAAAAAAGGTATTCATATTGCCAAAGATTCTGCAAACAAAATAACATCAATACAAGTATTTAGAGGAGAAAAAGCACGAGACAGCATTAAACTTATTAAAGGTTTAAAAACCATGTTTATTGCTATACATAATGATTCTTTAGATTATACCGTTTTAGACTCCTTATTAACTTCTAAACTAAAAAGCAGAAAAATTAATCTTGATTTTGCTTTTAATCACTTTAAAAAAGACACCCTTTTTTACGCTTATAATGTTTCGGAAAATATTGAAAAGAATGTAATCACTAATTCAAACTCAACTTATTTTCAAGATAATAATCGTTTTGATTTATTGCATACAAATCCTTCTAAAGAAACTTTAAAAAGAAGTTCTACAGGAATTTTATTATCACTCTTATTGTCCTTAGCCGTAGTTTCTAGTTTATTTTATTTATTGAAAATAATCAATCAGCAAAAAGAATTAGCAGAAATTAAAAACGATTTAATTAGCAATATTACGCATGAATTTAAAACACCAATTACCACTGTTTCTACAGCTTTGGAAGCAATTGGTAATTTTAATGCCATTGATGATAAAGAAAAAACCAAAAAATACGTTTCAATTTCTAACGTTCAATTGAAAAAACTACATCAAATGGTAGAGAAATTATTGGAAACAGCTACCTTAGATTCTGAGAGTTTATTATTACAAAAAGAGGAAGTAAACATTGTTGACTTGATTGATAAAATCACAAAAAAACATCAATTAATTTCAGAAAATAAAACAGTGCTGTTTTCTTCTAATATTTCTGAAATAACAGCAAATATAGATGCTTTTCATTTTGAAAATGCAATCTCAAACCTAATTGACAACGCTATTAAATATGGTGGAGAAACAGTTGAAGTTAATCTGAATTCGGTTTTAAATACTATTGAAATTAGTATTGTTGATAATGGAAATGGAATCGAAAAAAATCAACAAGAAAAAATATTTGAGAAATTTTATCGTGTTCCAAAAGGAAACACACACGATGTTAAAGGCTTTGGAATTGGCTTGTATTACACCAAGAAAATCATTGAAAAACACAACGGAATTATCAACTTAGTTCCGAATATAAAAAACACCGTTTTTAAAATTCTTTTGCCAAATGAATAA
- a CDS encoding GLPGLI family protein — protein sequence MKTIITLIILTISFSINAQDFMGKATYKTHRKSNISFGDGKNAPNPEMQKKLEAQMKKMNQKTFTLNFNRFESTYKENESLAAPQTKMGGIKMISFGGGGTDLLYKNVKENTYAKKTDIMGKNFLIKDEIKKIDWELSDETKNIGMYTCYKATFSREVEEIDFSSFSAGDSKENEVKEEKKMKTIVTTAWYTPQIPISNGPREFGGLPGLILELRQGELTIVCSEVVLNPSKKVEIKEPKKGKVISQSKFNEIQEKKSKEMMEKFKSRNGLDLGNGTTIKIGG from the coding sequence ATGAAAACAATTATAACACTTATTATTTTGACAATTTCTTTTTCAATAAACGCACAAGATTTTATGGGAAAAGCAACTTACAAAACACATAGAAAAAGTAATATTTCTTTTGGAGATGGTAAAAATGCTCCAAATCCAGAAATGCAAAAAAAATTAGAGGCTCAAATGAAGAAAATGAATCAAAAAACATTTACACTCAACTTTAATAGGTTTGAATCTACCTATAAAGAAAACGAATCTTTAGCTGCTCCACAAACAAAAATGGGTGGCATAAAAATGATTTCTTTTGGAGGCGGAGGAACAGATTTACTGTACAAAAATGTTAAAGAAAATACGTATGCCAAGAAAACGGATATTATGGGGAAAAACTTCCTAATTAAAGATGAAATTAAAAAGATTGATTGGGAGTTAAGTGATGAAACCAAAAATATAGGAATGTATACATGTTACAAAGCAACATTTTCAAGAGAAGTAGAGGAGATAGATTTCTCAAGTTTTAGTGCTGGAGATTCAAAAGAAAACGAAGTAAAAGAAGAGAAAAAAATGAAAACTATTGTTACCACAGCTTGGTACACGCCGCAAATACCAATTAGCAATGGACCAAGAGAATTTGGTGGTTTACCAGGTTTAATTTTAGAGTTGAGACAAGGTGAATTAACCATTGTTTGTTCTGAAGTTGTGTTAAACCCGTCTAAGAAAGTTGAGATTAAAGAACCAAAAAAAGGAAAGGTTATTTCTCAAAGTAAATTTAATGAGATTCAAGAAAAAAAATCTAAAGAAATGATGGAGAAATTTAAAAGTAGAAACGGATTAGATCTTGGAAATGGAACAACTATTAAGATTGGTGGTTAA
- a CDS encoding GLPGLI family protein — translation MKKVFTYAFLLFSIVTFSQKDFTGKAVYMSKTTMDMNNFGGRQMTDQRKKQIQERMKSMLEKTFTLNFNKSESLYKENEKLEAPGGGRGFRFGGMSGGGTQYKNSADKVALESTEFFGKQFLISDDMSQPKWELGSESKQIGNYTAFKATMLKEVDPTDFSNFRRGPRGNNNKDEAKKDSTNTASDEIKKPETVLVTAWFTPQIPVGTGPGEYWGLPGLILEVSTGRTTILCTEIVINPTEESTISKPTKGKEISREKYNEVVKVKMEELRERFRGRGGRGRGGRGR, via the coding sequence ATGAAAAAAGTATTTACTTACGCTTTCTTATTATTTTCTATTGTAACTTTTTCTCAAAAAGATTTTACAGGAAAAGCAGTCTACATGTCTAAAACAACAATGGATATGAATAATTTTGGAGGAAGACAAATGACTGACCAAAGAAAAAAACAGATCCAAGAACGTATGAAATCTATGTTAGAAAAGACGTTTACGTTAAACTTTAACAAATCCGAATCTTTATACAAAGAAAACGAAAAATTAGAAGCTCCTGGCGGCGGACGAGGTTTTAGATTTGGAGGCATGTCTGGTGGCGGAACTCAATATAAAAACAGTGCAGATAAAGTAGCCTTAGAGTCGACAGAGTTTTTTGGAAAACAATTTTTAATTTCGGATGATATGAGTCAGCCAAAATGGGAGTTAGGTTCTGAATCTAAGCAAATAGGAAACTACACGGCTTTTAAAGCTACAATGTTAAAAGAAGTTGATCCAACAGATTTTTCTAACTTCAGAAGAGGTCCAAGAGGAAATAATAATAAAGACGAAGCTAAAAAAGATTCTACAAATACAGCTTCAGATGAAATAAAAAAACCAGAAACGGTTTTAGTAACTGCGTGGTTTACACCACAGATTCCAGTTGGTACAGGACCAGGAGAATATTGGGGTTTACCAGGTTTAATTTTAGAAGTTAGTACAGGTAGAACAACAATACTTTGTACAGAAATTGTAATTAATCCAACTGAAGAAAGCACTATTTCTAAACCAACAAAAGGAAAAGAAATTTCTAGAGAAAAATACAACGAAGTTGTAAAAGTTAAAATGGAAGAATTGAGAGAGCGTTTTAGAGGTCGTGGCGGAAGAGGTCGTGGCGGAAGAGGGCGTTAA